The following are encoded together in the Brassica napus cultivar Da-Ae chromosome A9, Da-Ae, whole genome shotgun sequence genome:
- the LOC106363728 gene encoding mannan endo-1,4-beta-mannosidase 2 translates to MSPPGNGPMVPILGFLTCVAFLYLSFGDLWFDYNREAELGFVSRNGTQFVLDGKPLYMNGWNSYWFMDHAVNDHSRHRVGAMLEAGSKMGLTVCRTWAFNDGGYNALQISPGRFDERVFKALDHVIAEAKTHGVRLLLSLVNNLQNYGGKTQYVNWAWQEGVGLSSSNDSFFFDPSIRRYFKNYLTVLLTRKNSITGIEYRNDPTIFAWELINEPRCLTDISGDTLQDWINEMTAFIKSIDKKHLLTVGLEGFYGPKSPKRLTVNPERWASELGSDFVRNSESPNIDFASVHIYPDHWFHDQGFEENLKFAVKWMQSHMEDGDKELKKPVLFTEFGLSNMNKDYEPSQRDRFYRTIFDVIYKSAKRKRSGAGTLVWQFLIQGMEGFNDEFGIVPWEKDSIQRLMMEQSCRLGRVTGRLLQDKKSTEVCSNKP, encoded by the exons ATGTCTCCACCAGGAAACGGACCAATGGTCCCAATACTAGGCTTCCTTACATGCGTCGCGTTTCTATATCTCTCATTCGGAGATTTGTGGTTCGATTACAACAGGGAGGCGGAGCTAGGGTTCGTGAGCCGGAACGGGACACAGTTCGTGCTTGATGGTAAGCCTCTGTATATGAATGGGTGGAACTCGTACTGGTTCATGGACCACGCCGTCAATGATCATAGCAGGCACCGTGTCGGTGCAATGCTCGAAGCTGGATCCAAAATGGGCCTCACTGTTTGCAGAACCTGGGCCTTCAATGATGGTGGTTACAACGCTCTCCAGATCTCTCCTGGCAGATTCGATGAACGTGTCTTCAAG GCCTTAGATCATGTAATAGCAGAGGCGAAAACACACGGTGTTAGGTTGCTTCTTAGCTTAGTGAATAACCTACAAAACTATGGAGGGAAGACTCAGTACGTTAACTGGGCATGGCAAGAAGGTGTTGGCCTCAGCTCCTCCAATGATTCTTTCTTCTTTGACCCATCTATCCGCAGATACTTCAAGAATTATCTCACC GTGCTGCTGACCCGCAAGAACTCGATAACGGGGATAGAGTACAGAAACGACCCTACAATATTTGCGTGGGAGTTGATAAACGAGCCTCGGTGCTTGACTGATATCTCTGGGGATACTCTCCAA GATTGGATTAACGAAATGACAGCATTTATTAAATCGATTGACAAGAAGCATCTGCTAACAGTAGGCTTGGAAGGTTTCTACGGCCCCAAGAGCCCAAAACGGCTGACGGTTAACCCGGAAAGGTGGGCCTCTGAGCTTGGTTCTGATTTTGTTAGAAACTCTGAGTCCCCAAACATCGATTTTGCATCGGTTCATATCTACCCTGATCACTG GTTTCACGATCAGGGGTTTGAAGAAAACCTAAAGTTTGCGGTGAAATGGATGCAATCTCACATGGAAGACGGGGACAAGGAACTGAAGAAGCCTGTTCTCTTCACGGAGTTCGGGCTCTCGAATATGAACAAGGACTACGAGCCGTCTCAGCGTGATCGGTTCTATAGAACAATATTTGATGTGATATACAAATCAGCCAAGCGTAAGAGGTCTGGGGCAGGGACATTGGTGTGGCAGTTTTTGATACAAGGCATGGAAGGGTTCAACGATGAGTTTGGGATAGTGCCGTGGGAGAAAGATTCGATACAGAGACTAATGATGGAGCAGTCTTGCAGATTGGGTCGGGTGACAGGACGCCTTCTTCAGGACAAGAAGTCGACAGAGGTATGTTCCAACAAACCATGA
- the LOC106368788 gene encoding uncharacterized protein LOC106368788: MDRQSSDDIMRFLDGMASSDDVLFGFLDEGNQSPEDFNLNGGSDTDDVDGNGNCTSEENKVFWQEQEQLLQGTLYRTSSIETKIRQATKEALKQVKSKGLHCVCLRPVAGGCRSCLRGEISRHLRDVAGYDCVISKSKWRSSQDIPAGEHEYIEIIDRSDSKKGEMRVVIELSFRAEFEIAKCGEDYKRLISRLPEVYVGKTDRLRSLIKILCIAGKKCLRDNKMHMGPWRKHKYMQAKWLGTCERSNSLGAAVSETTEPENWVPRAKPRVSMLNYDGLLGSLSTGIGRHAAVTVV; encoded by the exons aTGGATCGGCAAAGTTCCGATGACATCATGAGATTTCTCGATGGAATGGCTAGTTCTGACGACGTTCTCTTCGGTTTCCTCGATGAAGGAAACCAGTCACCGGAAGACTTCAACCTCAACGGAGGCTCAGATACAGACGACGTCGACGGCAATGGCAATTGCACTTCTGAAGAAAACAAAGTTTTCTGGCAGGAACAAGAACAGCTTCTCCAg GGGACACTGTATAGGACAAGTTCGATTGAGACAAAGATTAGGCAAGCGACAAAGGAAGCTTTGAAACAAGTTAAATCAAAGGGTCTTCATTGTGTCTGCCTGCGACCTGTTGCTGGCGGTTGCCGGAGCTGCTTACGTGGTGAAATCTCTCGACACCTCCGAGATGTGGCCGGCTACGATTGCGTCATCTCCAAATCCAAATGGAGAAGCTCTCAAGACATCCCTGCAG gGGAACACGAATACATAGAGATCATTGATCGATCTGATTCCAAAAAAGGCGAGATGCGAGTGGTGATCGAGCTATCATTCAGGGCAGAGTTCGAGATAGCAAAATGCGGTGAAGATTACAAAAGGCTTATCAGCCGATTGCCGGAGGTTTACGTCGGAAAAACCGATAGGCTCCGATCTTTGATCAAGATATTGTGCATCGCGGGGAAGAAATGCTTGAGGGACAATAAAATGCATATGGGACCATGGAGAAAACACAAGTACATGCAAGCCAAGTGGCTTGGCACGTGCGAAAGATCGAACTCCTTGGGAGCAGCGGTCTCGGAGACAACAGAGCCGGAGAATTGGGTGCCGAGGGCAAAGCCTAGAGTTTCTATGTTGAACTACGATGGTCTACTTGGTAGTTTGTCCACTGGTATAGGCCGTCATGCAGCTGTAACGGTCGTGTGA